A window of Streptomyces sp. NBC_01224 genomic DNA:
TCTTGTCATCCGCGAAGTAGTAAAGGGGGTGCCCGTTGTACGTGACTTCCCTGCTGCCGTCGCTGCGCTCCGTCGTACCCGGCAGGCCGGCTTTCACACCTTTGCCGGCGGCCGGCTCGCCGCTGACGATCACGGGTGGCCACTCCTTGGCGCATTCGCCCGAGCAGGTCGACCGGGACGTGGTGTCGGCCTCCCGCAGGTAGAGGGTCCGGCCCTTCCCGTCGACCAGGATCATCCCGAGCGGGCTGGACGCGGAGGCCACGTTTCACCGAGGCGGAGACCGGT
This region includes:
- a CDS encoding COG4315 family predicted lipoprotein, with the protein product MASASSPLGMILVDGKGRTLYLREADTTSRSTCSGECAKEWPPVIVSGEPAAGKGVKAGLPGTTERSDGSREVTYNGHPLYYFADDKKAGDTNGQKVNDSGAEWYVLDTSGNKVTGGAKSGMPQPSPAQPTSGGGH